In Thunnus albacares chromosome 10, fThuAlb1.1, whole genome shotgun sequence, a single window of DNA contains:
- the tbc1d10c gene encoding ecotropic viral integration site 5 ortholog, with the protein MLGPSNPVQKNFSEEDSSGSDAGSEVGLETDRFGFLLTNGSTAGSVGPPPELVRQREAKWINIIGQWERILSKKTSKVKVQCQKGIPASLRAKCWPLLCGATDRMKQNENLYQFLDSQPALQNWVDVIERDLDRQFPFHEMFLSKDGHGQRGLFRVLKAYTQYQPEEGYCQAQGPVAAVLLMNMPAEEAFWCLVQISEQYLPGYYSPLLEGVLFDAAMLNWVLKRTCPAVHKHLQHHGVEPLMFATDWLMCLFTRHLPFNTLLRVWDLFFCYGVRVLLQVAVVLVRRVLGRADQRKQCQGQMETLERLRAVREQVQEEDDAFIAEVCSVTLSARDLERQTEKTLQQWRKDRPSSTFDPRGRCQGYRMAWERARHSEEERDRKEREKGNLSAPLARSASTLSLSPSLLHKKWRKGGKGNEWAGGGKVVRHLSMGAKEDWGSWTDLNFKKVQGVQEEEDVGSEEHEKQSEPELTGQTEQKELFEVPKKMEESQNIPTQHVEETEKEPVKPQDEQMEKEESQQRTLLSEQTVTSAEEDTTVETETTQSPAEAQFVENVPQPAEQTSEHVEELDSNIQSQVPHQETEGKDTKEETEEQVTESEHTAAVEENQTEVQKDADRDKEVEVQVELRTEVDVKPEERTETENVQQTQVDAVAEVKVEAELQTKPETTVFSEEDGDVEVHTVINPDQTLETETQQQDTETDKSSQGGAFEVKYHRSESLTEIDMKEEPHTQTETEIDVVAQPQEKEDTQDQFEADIETNSEQHDTLPPSETNTEKETITPPPPECIHDEEDTDVAADTETEAEIPVADETVTLTSEAVAQSSEKESDTTGSEPAQDKEEIILTVPSEAQVDNDTSICDQTQVEEMPTETNVETSDSTAPAEEEETSTQPGLNLTAEPDGKESLVQISAVGQPAPEQPKSQVTMGPVEEEKSTDLQEETAGEDCVFISSPPTDDPHTDSNPQVQNKDDSHLAKDQTEPSDSGATQVSGRTSSHSSGDFRIRKSSSSRGSRLARRLSEDLFTSPQKTNQSIPSQPDQVKNTDSPNPTSSAPDVSSEVTSLPSTEVTEATAAQQEAGQPDPPKRFGLFRRLRGEQPKKTKEKGTPKMQVPKILIQDFSDQTGTGKPVEEEEEKLTSRERRRRRREQERREKEEERLRKKREKELEKEREKERKKPQTRGKSFQVQKEKGGTDAPQPANTGSQTLRHSASYAESYF; encoded by the exons GAGTGTGGGTCCACCCCCTGAGCTGGTTAGACAGAGGGAGGCCAAGTGGATCAACATCATTGGCCAATGGGAGCGCATCTTGTCAAAGAAGACCAGTAAG gtcaaagttcagtGTCAGAAGGGCATCCCAGCCTCACTCAGAGCTAAGTGCTGGCCTCTGTTGTGTGGAGCTACTGACAGGATGAAACAGAATGAAAACCTCTACCAG TTTCTGGATTCACAACCTGCTCTGCAGAACTGGGTGGATGTGATCGAGCGAGACCTAGACCGACAGTTCCCTTTTCATGAGATGTTCCTCTCCAAGGACGGACATGG GCAGCGTGGTTTGTTCCGGGTGTTGAAAGCCTACACTCAGTACCAACCGGAGGAGGGTTACTGCCAGGCACAGGGACCAGTGGCTGCAGTGCTGCTGATGAACATGCCTGCTGAG GAGGCCTTCTGGTGTCTGGTGCAGATCAGTGAGCAGTACCTGCCCGGATACTACAGCCCTCTACTG GAGGGAGTCCTGTTTGATGCAGCCATGCTGAACTGGGTTTTGAAAAGAACGTGTCCAGCTGTACACAAACACCTGCAGCACCACGGAGTAGAGCCCCTCATGTTCGCCACTGACTGGCTGATGTGTCTGTTCACTCGCCACCTGCCCTTCAACACACTGCTCCGAGTCTGGGATCTCTTTTTCTGCTATG GGGTGCGGGTGCTGCTCCAGGTGGCGGTGGTGCTTGTCCGTCGGGTGCTGGGCCGGGCTGACCAGAGGAAGCAGTGCCAGGGCCAGATGGAGACTCTGGAGAGGCTGAGGGCCGTCAGGGAGCAGGTCCAAGAGGAAGACGACGCCTTCATAGCAGAG GTGTGCTCGGTGACGCTGTCAGCCAGAGATCtggagaggcagacagagaagacGTTACAACAGTGGAGAAAAGACAGACCCTCGTCCACCTTTGACCCCCGAGGTCGCTGCCAGGGATACCGGATGGCGTGGGAGAGGGCTCGACACAGCGAGGAGGAACGCgacaggaaggagagagagaaaggcaacCTGTCCGCCCCTCTGGCTCGCTCGGCCTCCACCCTCTCGCTGTCTCCTTCGCTCCTTCACAAGAAGTGGAGGAAAGGGGGGAAGGGTAACGAATGGGCAGGGGGTGGTAAAGTTGTGAGGCATCTTTCAATGGGAGCAAAGGAGGACTGGGGAAGCTGGACTGACTTAAATTTTAAGAAGGTGCAGGGCgttcaggaggaggaggacgttGGTTCAGAGGAACATGAAAAACAGAGCGAGCCGGAACTGACGGGACAAACTGAACAGAAAGAACTGTTCGAGGTCCCCAAAAAGATGGAGGAAAGCCAAAACATACCAACACAACATgtagaagagacagaaaaagagccTGTTAAACCACAGGATGAACAAATGGAAAAGGAGGAGAGCCAACAAAGGACGTTGCTATCTGAACAGACAGTAACCTCAGCAGAAGAAGACACAACCGTGGAGACAGAAACAACCCAAAGTCCAGCAGAAGCTCAGTTTGTTGAAAATGTTCCTCAGCCAGCTGAACAAACctctgaacatgtggaggagcTGGACTCTAACATCCAATCACAAGTCCCGCATCAGGAAACTGAGGGCAAAGACACAAAGGAAGAGACGGAAGAACAGGTGACAGAAAGTGAACATACAGCTGCTGTGGAGGAAAATCAGACCGAGGTACAGAAAGATGCAGATAGAGACAAAGAGGTGGAGGTGCAGGTGGAACTGAGGACAGAGGTTGATGTGAAACCCGAGGAGAGgacagaaactgaaaatgtgcaaCAGACACAGGTGGACGCAGTCGCAGAAGTAAAAGTAGAGGCTGAGCTACAAACAAAACCAGAGACAACGGTGTTCTCAGAGGAAGACGGTGATGTCGAAGTTCATACTGTCATAAACCCAGATCAAACATTAGAGACAGAAACGCAACAgcaagacacagagacagacaaaagcTCACAGGGTGGTGCATTTGAAGTTAAATACCACAGAAGTGAGTCATTAACAGAAATAGATATGAAAGAAGAGCCCCACACCCAAACGGAGACAGAAATTGATGTGGTGGCACAGCCTCAAGAGAAGGAAGACACACAGGACCAATTTGAGGCTGATATAGAGACAAATTCAGAACAACACGATACGCTTCCTCCCAGTGAGAcgaacacagagaaagaaacaattACACCGCCTCCACCTGAATGCATCCATGATGAAGAAGACACCGACGTGGCAGCAGATACAGAGACTGAAGCAGAGATACCAGTTGCAGATGAGACAGTGACACTGACGAGTGAAGCAGTCGCTCAAAGTTCAGAGAAAGAAAGCGATACAACAGGATCTGAACCTGCGCAGGATAAAGAAGAAATTATTTTGACTGTACCATCAGAGGCACAGGTTGACAATGACACAAGTATTTGCGATCAAACACAAGTAGAAGAAATGCCAACAGAGACAAACGTGGAGACTTCAGACTCCACAGCacctgcagaggaggaggagacttCAACACAGCCAGGCCTGAACCTCACCGCTGAGCCTGATGGGAAGGAGAGTTTAGTCCAAATAAGTGCTGTCGGGCAGCCTGCACCTGAACAACCAAAGAGCCAAGTCACGATGGGTCCTGTAGAGGAAGAGAAAAGTACAGATCTTCAAGAAGAAACAGCAGGAGAGgactgtgttttcatttcttctccaCCAACAGACGATCCACATACCGACAGCAACCCACAGGTCCAAAACAAAGATGACTCTCACCTTGCAAAAGACCAGACTGAGCCAAGTGACAGCGGTGCGACACAAGTCTCTGGGCGTACCAGCAGCCACTCTTCTGGTGATTTCCGCATCCGCAAGTCGTCCAGCTCCCGTGGGTCCAGGTTAGCACGCAGGCTTTCTGAAGATCTCTTCACCTCCCCGCAGAAAACTAATCAATCTATCCCCAGTCAGCCAGACCAAGTCAAAAACACGGACTCTCCCAACCCAACCTCATCTGCCCCTGATGTGTCTTCAGAAGTGACTTCGCTGCCGTCCACAGAAGTGACTGAGGCAACTGCAGCGCAACAGGAAGCGGGGCAGCCAGACCCCCCAAAACGTTTTGGTCTCTTCCGCAGACTGAGAGGAGAGCAGCCCAAAAAAACCAAAGAAAAGGGGACACCCAAAATGCAAGTCCCCAAAATCTTGATTCAGGACTTCAGTGACCAAACGGGGACGGGGAAACCGgtcgaggaagaggaggagaagctgacctccagggagaggaggaggaggcggagggagcaagaaaggagggagaaagaggaggagaggttgaggaagaagagagagaaagagctggagaaggagagggagaaagagaggaagaaaccGCAGACGAGGGGGAAAAGTTTCCAGGTGCAAAAAGAGAAAGGCGGCACTGATGCACCTCAGCCTGCAAACACTGGCTCACAGACACTTAGACATTCTGCTTCTTATGCTGAATCTTACTTTTGA
- the rad9a gene encoding cell cycle checkpoint control protein RAD9A — protein sequence MDCVVTGGNVKVLAKAIHSLSRIGDELYVEPQDDGLALRSVNSSRSAYACFLFAPLFFSRYTIPSGHSFRCKIAIRSVQAVFRSLATLEKTVEKCHIVLDEQKDRLTFTLHCKHGLLKTHNLSFQDSESLQAVFDKDSCANIFRAQPRLLVDTVVHFPPSLEEVTMSVNDERMWVRNHVEEEAEQSKAMMTELCLASDEFDHFAVKAHNSITFCLKELRGLLVFAESTGLPISIYFDEPGSPVVLSVTDSVLEGNFVLATLSEDANLRKNSTKSVSTLPPPPPDDFMNDDIDSYLIAMDTSIAPGPSASGPPTPPLADSTCLKQPAAANHRTRLHSEEEEEDETSDTDKPPYKKFCSLFFGSVLPPSSQMTTQPLTTQEVLASDSEDDSPVE from the exons ATGGACTGCGTCGTGACGGGTGGAAACGTGAAAG TGCTGGCCAAAGCCATCCACTCCCTGTCCAGGATCGGTGATGAACTCTATGTTGAGCCTCAGGATGATGGG CTGGCCCTGCGGTCTGTGAACTCCTCTCGGTCGGCATATGCTTGCTTCCTGTTCGCACCACTCTTCTTCAGCAG GTATACCATCCCCAGTGGGCACTCCTTCCGCTGCAAGATAGCAATAAGG aGTGTACAAGCAGTGTTCAGGTCACTGGCGACTCTGGAGAAGACGGTGGAAAAGTGTCACATCGTGCTGGACGAGCAGAAGGACCGTCTGACCTTCACCCTGCACTGCAAACATG GCCTCCTGAAGACACATAACCTGTCTTTCCAGGACAGTGAAAGCTTACAGGCAGTGTTTGATAAAGACAGCTGTGCCAACATATTCAGAGCCCAGCCCAG ACTGCTGGTGGACACAGTCGTGCATTTCCCGCCATCTCTGGAAGAAGTGACCATGTCAGTGAACGACGAACGGATGTGGGTCAGGAACCATGTGGAGGAAGAAGCAG agcaGTCTAAGGCCATGATGACAGAACTGTGTCTGGCCTCTGACGAGTTTGACCATTTTGCCGTCAAAGCTCACAACAGCATCACCTTCTGTCTGAAGGAGCTACGG GGTTTGTTAGTGTTTGCAGAGTCTACAGGTCTCCCTATTTCTATATACTTTGATGAGCCAGGCAG cCCTGTGGTGCTCTCAGTAACAGACAGTGTCCTGGAGGGGAACTTTGTGCTGGCAACGCTTTCTGAAGATGCCAACCTCCGTAAAAACAGCACTAAAAG TGTAAGCACACTGCCGCCGCCCCCTCCTGATGACTTCATGAATGACGACATAGACTCCTACCTCATCGCCATGGATACCAGCATTGCGCCAGGCCCCTCTGCTTCTGGTCCACCCACACCCCCGTTAGCTGATTCCACATGTTTAAAACAGCCTGCTGCAGCCAACCATAGGACGAGGCTACacagtgaagaggaggaggaagatgaaacaTCTGATACTGACAAACCGCCGTACAAGAAG TTCTGTTCCTTGTTCTTCGGATCGGTGCTTCCCCCGTCTTCTCAGATGACCACTCAGCCGCTAACGACCCAGGAAGTGCTCGCcagtgacagtgaggatgaCTCGCCAGTAGAGTGA